The region CCAGTCCAATTGGATTCATTCAATTCCTAGAAGGAAGAGAAATCAAGAACTAAGACTGAATTTAACGTTCAGAAAGTATATATAAAAAGGAGAATTTATTGTGCCTACTTTTCTAATTAGGCGCCTGATCTGGTGCTGAATCGGCTGATAATGATTCCGAAGCGGCTTTTTGAGCTGCAATTTGTTCTGCAGCAGCTTTCTTTTCAGCAGCTGCTTGATCTGCCTCAGCTTTCAATTTTGCCGCTGCCATAGCAGCTGCCTTGTCTTTTGCTTTAGTAGCTTCCTTGGAGTTATGAAGCTTAAGGCTTTTGCTATCTAAAAACTTTAATGCTGTAATGAGAATTGGCACGTGAGCCACTCCTCCAGCTAAAACTAATGCCTGACTGTAAGCCATTTGCGTAGATATAGCTAATTAGTACTCTTACATTCAAAGATCCTTATTTAAATCATTAGTTATATATTGTCTTAATTAACTACTTTTATTTTTTTATAGGACAGCTCAAACTATTTCGAAATGGTGGCGTTAATAAACACTATTACTTTAACCGTGTGACGGTTCTTGTCCCCCTAACCTATCAAAAAGATCAAGACTTTCCTTGTTTAGCCCTATTACTTCTACGTTTGATCCGCCAAGACTAAGCTTTCTTATTATTTGGTCAAGAGCTGTTACTCCACTTTGATCCCATATGTGTGCTTCAGACATATCTATTTTTATTGTTTTGGGGTGGTCATGAGTATCAAATCCTTGAAGGAAATATATTTTGCTAACGAAAAATAACTGACCTGAAACCTCATAAATTATTTCATTATTATCATTCTTATATGATGTTACGCGTATAACTTTAGCGACTTTCCTACTAAATAATATTCCAGCTAAAGCAACACCTGCTATAACTCCTAATGCAAGATTATGTGGCGTAGTTAACATTGTCACCGAGAAAGTCATAATCATCACTGCAGTATCACTTCTAGGTATCTTTGATATATTTTTTAGTCCATTAGTATCAGCTGTGCTTATAGCAATAGTAATCATTACTGCAACCAATGCTGCCATTGGGATCTGCTCTAACCATTGCTTACATAATAAAATCATTATTAGAAGACTTATACCGGAAGAAAATGTTGAAAGTCTAGATCTGCCTCCATTCTCTGCATTCATAACTGATTGGCCTACTAATGCACATCCAGCCATGCCCCCAAATAGAGATGAAACAATGTTGGCAATTCCTTGCCCTCGGGCCTCAGTATTTTTGTTTGAGTTTGTATCTGTAATATCATCAATAATATCCTGAGTTAAAAAAGTCTCCATTAATCCAACTAGAGATATCGCTAATGCTGTTGGAAGGACAATGCCAAAAGTTTCTAAGTTAAATGGTACTTTCCCATCAGCAATAGAACCGAAAGGCAATTCAAAACTAGGTAGGCCTATTGGTAATTGCCCTAAGTCTTTGACTGTTGGAATATCAATAGGAAGCTGAATGGAAATTATTGTAATTATTAGAATTGCAACTAACTGGGAAGGTATAACTTTAGTTATTTTAGGTAATCCATAAATAATTAATAAACCTAAAGCTATTAATAGCCATACAATTGGAATTTGAATTCCTACAGGTAAAACTTGTTCAGCCTGGCCTTTAGCAATTTCTTCTCCATAGTGAAAATTCAGCCCCATTTGTGGAAGTTGAGCCTGAAATATAAGTAAAGCTAGAGCATTTACAAAACCACTTAATACGCCAGTTGGGACAAACCGCATTTGATAAGCAAGACGTAAATAGCCCCATATGATTTGGAAAATTCCAGTTAATAAACCAGCAGCAATTAAATAAGAAAGACCTAGACCATTACCTTGTGCATTACCTGTTGCTACAACACCAGTCATTAAAAGAGCTGTGGAACCTGTTGCTGATGTGATCATGCCCATTCTTCCGCCGATGAGCGCGATTGTTATGGAAAGGCAAAAGGCTCCAAAGAGCCCTACTTGTGGATCCACTCCAGCTATACCTGAGAATGCTATGGCCTCAGGAATCATTGCAAATGCAACTACAAGGCCAGATAAAATATCTTTTCTTGGATTAGAAAACCATTCTTCTAAAACAGTTGACTTTGTTTTAATCAGCATTGATTAATAAAACTCCTTCTGAGGACAGTATCTCAAAGAGGTGGCAAAATACCTTTTGGATCATATTCTGATTTGAATTGCCTTAACTTTGGAAGCCATTCTTTAAAGGCAGCATTGATTTCTTTTTGGTGCCAGTTTAAGTGAGGGTGAAGTTGTGCTAAATGAACTCCAGGGAAATAATCTTTAAGTGAATCCCATGAATTCTCGATCCATAAAAGGCTTTTCTCTTTACTTTTAATATCATTTGCTTTCCATGAACCAGTAATCCAAGGCTTCCAGATTGCATCTTTGTGAACAAATGAGCTTAACTCTTTTGTTGAATATTTAGTAGCACCTCCTAGCTGTTGGGCACAAATGTAAGAATTTTCATTTGGTCGTTTATTCATTATTTCTTCTATTACATTCAAAACATCTGAAGCTTTTTTATTTATTGATGGGCCAAGTAGTCCAAGAACTTCTGAATATTGTTTTTCGTAAAGTGATTGACCAATAAGCTGTGGCTTCAATCTCTTTAAATGATTAAGATTTTTTGCATTAGATATATTAAAATCTTTTGATTTAGGTATTTGATTTAATATTTTTGTGAAACTTTCATGATTATTTTCTCCGTCAAACTCGCATACTCCATAAGCTTTTATTGTATTGCCCCAAATCCAATATAGGCTTGCTGAATTAGGCCATTTCTCGGCCATTTCTATTGTTTCAGCAAGTTGCTTAGAGGATAATGTCGACTCCCATAAACCTAATGGTTTTAATTTATAAGTTTTAAGCTTTAAATGAGTAATTATTGCAACAAATGGTGCTGCTCCACAAAGAACTTTCCATTTTAACTTTTCTTGATCACTTGAACTTGAATTAGGCTTAGATAAAGCAAACTTATTACCATTTCCCCAGTAGCCATGTATCTCAAGAACTTGATCTATAGCTAATCCATATTTTCTGCTCAATGGACTAATTCCTCCTGTCAAAATATATCCAAGGCCAGTAACTCCGGATATTCCTATAGGGAAAGTCCTATTAAAGTCTGACAGTTTTTCAATAAGGTTTTCCATTCTTACGCCTGCTTCTATAACAACCTGATTGTTTGAGGTGTCTAATTTAATGGCTTGAAATCTATGACGGAAATCAAGTGTCCAATGACCTTTGGCCGCACATTGGCTTGATGTGCCTCCTCCACATATCATTAATGGTTTTGGATGTAGTAGATCATTTTTTATCATTTCTAATAGTTCTGAATTTATGTCCTTATAAATTCCAGCAATATTAAAATCCTGTGCCTGAGTATTTTGGAATATCAGATCGTTATCAATATTGTTCACGATTGTTGTTATATGAGATTAATTAGCTTTTCTATTAGATTTTGTGCCCCTTATCACGATATGGTTTTTAAAAGCGCCATAAAGTTTTGATTTCAGGGCTTTTTGATAAATTAGATTCCAACATAGGAATACTTATTATTGGCCATGGGAGCAGAAACTCGCATGCAACAGATGAATTTGCAACATTAGCTGAGCGTATAAAAGCTTCATTATCCAATATTCCTGTTGAATACGGTTACTTAGAGTTTTCTTGCCCAACAATTGCAAATGCTTTAGATACTCTTAGAGGAAATTCAGTTAAAAAGGTTATTGCCTTACCTGCAATGTTATTTGCTGCAGGTCATGCTAAGAATGATATCCCGGCTGTATTAAATGATTATTCTCTGAAAACTGGATTGGAAATAATTTATGGCAGAGAACTTGGTATAGATAACTCTATGGTATGTGCTGCTGGAGAAAGAATAAAAGAATCAATTAATTCTAAATCTGAATTTCCTTTGAATAAAACATTATTAGTTGTTGTAGGAAGAGGTTCTTCAGACCCTGATGCTAATTCTAACGTTTCTAAGTTAACAAGAATGCTTGTAGAATCCTTTGGATTTGCCTGGGGTGAAACTGTTTATTCGGGTGTTACCTTCCCTCTTGTTGAGCCTGGGTTGAGGAAATTGGTTAAATTAGGATTCAGTAGAATAGTTGTTTTCCCTTATTTTTTATTCTCGGGAGTGCTAGTTAGCAGAATACGCAAATATGTTCAGTTAGTTGCTCTTGATAACCCTGATATTGAATTTATAAATGCTGGTTATTTGGGGAATCATTCAAAAGTAAGAGAGACATTTATATCAAGGATTAGTGAGGCTTTTACTGGAGAGAACACAATGAATTGCTCACTATGTAAATACAGATCAAATTTGTTGGGCTTTGAGAGTGAGGTTGGATTACCGCAAGTTAGCCATCACAACCATGTAGAAGGATTAATGCAATCATGCAATTTGTGCGAAATTGAATGTACTGGAGAATGTGACTCTCAAGAAAAAACCTCTTTAAATGAGCATGAGCATGAGCATGAGCATCCAATCTATCCTCACTCTCAGCATCCTTTTGGCCCAGTCACGCTTCGCAATTCAAAAAGAACTTAAATCTAAAATAAATAGCTAATAATCCCTGGCTCAACTGTCTCTTTCTTACGGTAGACTCATTAGACTTGAGAACCATAAGCAAGACTTATCAATAAGCCTTTTTTGTTTTCCCCAAGGTCTTCCACAGATTAAAGGATAGTTTTCCACCTATATTTCCTCCGATTGGTATAAATACTTACTTTTGTGGTTTTCTCTGAGAAAAAGAAATTATATTTTATAGATCATGCGAGCTTCGCGAACCTTTTGTTTTTTAATTGTATTTGCGCTATTAGACTGCAGCAGAATGAGTCTTAGCTTGTCTCGCTAATAGGTATCAAATTTTCTTTTGCTTTGACGATTAAGTGAAATTTGTGGATATTGGTCATTGAAAACAACACGCCTTTAATTAAATAATGGACATTGCTCAATTTTCAATAAATGAACTAACTACAGAGAATGTTGCTTGCGAAACATCCTCTGTAAGCCTTGAGGCAGAAATACCTGAAGCTCTTTATAAAGGAATGAAAGACTTTATAGGGGCAAACCCAAATTGGGATCAATATCGTTTAATGAGCTCAGCATTGGCTAATTTTCTTTTTCAAAATGGATGTGATGATAGGGCTGTGACAGAAAGATATTTAAATGATTTGTTTGCTATGACTGATTCTTGATTGATTCAATACATGCTCGTCTAGTTATTGCCATCATCGTAAGAGTAGGGCTCTGCCAAGAAGAAGTTGGCCAGCAAGAACCATCTACTACAAGAATATTTTTGCATTGCCATAGCCTATTCCATTTATCTAGAACACTATTTTCCTGCCTTGTTCCCATAGGTGCTCCGCCCACTTCGTGGACGTAATAACCTGGTGGTGGAGGCGAATCTTGAAGAGCTAGGGCTTTTTGGGAAATTTCTTTTAAAAATGGAATCCTTATAAGATCATGAATGGGTTCTACTTCACCACCGCTTGCTTTTATACAATTTTCTATTGAAATATTCATATGATTAACCATTCTTAGTTCATTATCTTTCCACCTAAAGTCAATATTAGGTATAGGTATTTCCCACTTGTCTAATTGCTTAGAGAGACTCACTTTGTTTTCTTCATAAGGTAAAACTTCACCATGACCTATTAGAAATCCTGTTTTTGTTTTAGTTTTTGTTTTAATAAAATCTGGAGGCTCGAAACGGTCAATGCCCCCCCAAATTCCATAGCCACGGAGAAAATCAACTTTAATATTGGTATCTAGATTTTTTCCAAATGGTATAAAGAAACTACCTGCTCCAGTTAATTTATGAAGCTTTGTTTTTTCTTGCTCTTGATCATTTTTTATTGAGAAAAAACGGCATGTTGATATATGGTCCATTAAATAAGAACCTAATTTACCTGAAGGGTCAATTAGTCCCTTACTCCTTATATTTTCAGATGAGTTCAGCAATATTTTAAGACTTTGAATAGTTGAAGCACATAATATTATTAATTTACAATCAAGTTTTTCTCTTTCCTTGGTTTGTATATTTATAACATGTAAACCATTTGCTAACTTTTGTGAGCTATCCAATGAAATATATTCAACAATATGATTTGTTAGAAGCTCAACTTTACCTGTTTTAATGGCTTGTTTAAGTGTACTACCAACACTGCTATATCTAGGCCATAGACCATCTTTAATTATATCATGACCTCCAAAACCTCTCGAATGAATCATTGGATAGTTCAATGACTTAGTTAGATTATTTTTAAAAATCTGCTCAGAGGCTGTAAAAGGTAAGCTCTTTAAATAATGACCATCCGGTAATTGCTCCAGTCCATCTCTATTGCCGTGTACTTTTAATAATTTCTCTAAGTATGAGTAATGCTTTTCAAGATCCATATAATTTATTGGCCATTCTGGGCCAAAATTATCTATTTTTGCTGAACAAAAATCAGATTCTGAAAGCCTTAAAGTAATTCCTCCCCAAGTTAAACTTCTTCCTCCAACCTGTCGTCCTTGAGTCCATATAAATTCATTGTTTTTAGGTGTTATGTATTGATTATCCTTTTCATTAATATATAAGGAAGGATTGTTTTTCCAATATCCTGGATGTTGAGCTTGTACCTTCACTTCTCCACATATTATTCTATTTATCCTTTTAAAAGTATTTTGAGGCTCTGAACCTAATGCTTCCTTTGATGTTAATTCTGGTCCTGCCTCAATAACTAGAACACGCAAGCCTATTTGTGCAAGAGTAAGAGCGGCGACCCCACCCGTTGCGCCAGAGCCAATTACAACTGCTTCAAATGGATGTCTGAGCACTTTTTGTAGTCCTTGTTGATTTTGTCTTAAGCAGTTAAGAGATACATAGCAGTCTAAAAATGAAGCTTTTTAGCTTCTTGCTACCCATGAAGGTGCTCCAGAGAACCAGCTTCCAAGTTCATCTGGATCTGGTTTTTGCATTGAAATTGGTTCTGAGGTACCTAAGTCAAGGTTGTGTAGTAACTCATCTACTGCATCTGGATTTTTCTTGCCAAATTGAATTCGCGTTGCTTTTGTAAGCCAAGAGTTTACTTTCTGATCTTGGTCAGCAGCTTTTTGAATATATAGTCTTTCGTTAAAGCTTACTTGTTCCCCTTTAGATACTCTTGTGAGTATCTCTTTAATATGCTCTATGGTTATCGAGGAGAACATAACGAGAACTTAACTAATTACTTTCTAGCTAAATTTTCTCCGATGTTGTCGAACACTTTACAAACATTTTATTAAATTTTATAAGATAGATAAATGACCACTTAAATCTAATCCTAAAATAGCTTTTAGGCGTAGTTATTTTCTGAGCTTAATGCATTAATTCTATGATTTCTAGACTCCTATCATTATGGATCATTTTCTTGATTTTATTTGCCCCTACACAATCTAGCTTTGCTTCTATTGATTACGGTAAGCAAACATTAGTTGGAGAAGATTTCTCTAAATTAGACTTAAAAGGTGCTACTTTCTATTTAACAAATCTCCAAGATGCAGATCTTTCTGGTAGTGATTTGGAAGGAGCCAGTTTATTTGGAGCCAAATTGCTAAATTCTAATTTGTCAAATGCCAACCTTCATAATGCAACTCTGGATTCTGCGGTCTTTGAAGGAACTAATTTAGAAAATGCAGTTTTAGAAGATGCATTTGTATTTAATGCAAGATTTAGCGATGTTAATATTCAAGGAAGTGATTTTACTAATGTAATTCTTAGAAATCAAGATTTATCTTATTTATGCTCAATAGCAAATGGTACAAACCCTGTAACCAAGAGAAAAACAAAAGATACCCTACAATGTAATTAGTATTTTAAAATTTCTTCTTTATATTAAGTCTTATAGAATCATCTAGGAAACCAAGCATATTTAATTGTTTTTTTATCCTTGAAATAGTAAGATCTTCTAAGAAATTATTATTTATAATTTCTTTTAAAGTTATCTTAATAAGATTAAGTTCTCTTTTGGAACCTAATTTTCCACCTATTGATTTGTATCCTTCTCTTTTATAGTAATTAAGGCATTCTTTGTTATTTGCAACCTTTATTGCACTGTCTGAGTCCCTAAATAATATATAAATATAATCCTTTGGAGTATCTTCGATCTTTATTCTCTTTGAAATAAATTCTTTCTTGAGAGATATAGTATAAAATTTTTTATTTAATGATTTATATTTCATAATTAACTAGAAGATGATTTTACGGTTAATCCTTCATATTCCTCCCAAATATTATTAACTTCAGCAAGAGCTATTCTTTTTTTGCAAGCAACATCGTATCTCTCTAAAGCAGCTGAAGGTATCGACCCCTTGCTTTTCATTGTTCTTAGACCAATTTCTAGACATTGCAATGCCACGCTTGAAAGATCTCTGCCTTCAGCAGCAGCCCATGCTTTCATTAAGTAATTAAGACTAGAAGGAACTGATACTTGGAGTTTTGCAGAGTTTGTTGTGTTAAGAGTTAAATCATCGAGACTATTTTCTTTTTCTAAGATGTGACTTTTTATTGATTTCTTAAGAAGCCTTAGTTTCTCATCAAGCTCAGTGAAAGAATCTTTTTTAGCGATTTTTTGAATTTCATATATATCTTCTTCGCTTTTATTGATTGATTCAATTGCCCATGATGCTGCCTCCTCAGTTAAAGAAGTCTTCCTGAGCCACGCGTCCCTAATTTCGTTCCAAGTCTTTTCCATGCTTTGACTATGTTGCCTTTATTATAATATATCTAGATAGCATGTCTATAGACCCTGAATAGAGTCTATGTGGATATATTACTGATAAGTCTCTTTGGTTTTATGCTTGGCAAGCGTTTTCAAAGTGAATTTATTTACTCGAAATTTCCTAACTCATAAAGAAACAGGACTACTTTCCTTTTTCAAAGGATCCCTCTAGCTAATGGTGTTAGTGCATTGAGGTGTATTGGTATTACTAATGACTATTTGAATTTTTGCCTTTTTATTTAATTAGTAATGAATGTAAAATATTTTCAAATGTTCGAGGTCACCCTCCTATAGAACGGAGAGTGGGGGATTCGAACCCCCGAAGGACTTGCACCCTTGCTAGTTTTCAAGACTAGAGCCATAAACCACTCGACCAACTCTCCACTTTCGATTATACATTTCATAAAATCAAAGAATTCAATTTTTAGCCCATTTTACTTTCCTTTTATAGAGTGCGAATTACTTTTATACTGACGAACTGATAAGAATTTCTCTGAGTAACAAGCTAAATCCTTTGAGGCAATTCGATCTTAATTTATGGCATAATCATTGCGTATATAAGATTTTTCATGGCCAGCTCAAAGAGTAATCAATCCCGTTTCCTAGGTGATTTGCCTATGCAGGGTGAAATATCTGAAAAGGAGAAAGTTCGTTATATTTCTCATTTAATGTTTTTCATAGGCTGTGCCCTCTTTTCTTTTGGTATTTGGGCTCTAACAGGATTTACAGCATCTAGTGGTTCTACAGGTCCATTCCCTTTCTAAGAGTTAGTTAGTTACAACTGATTTGAAAATATTAATTTAATTGTTTCTAAAACTATATATCTCGATCAAGGCTATTTAGCTTTTCATCTCTGCTTTTTAGTAAGGTTTCAAACCATTTTGAAGCTGTGCACCTAGAAATAGATCTATTCCTAAGTAGATCACATATAACTGTGTAAAGAGGACCTACATTAACTGTGTTATCAAACCACTTCTCAAATGCCAATATTTCGGAGGGAGTATTACATGCACGCAACTGATCAATAATTGCATCATGAGTACTTTTACTTAAGATTTCGGTTTGTTTGTGTGCGATAGTCATTTGAAATTTTCTTAAATCATTTATTCCCCTTCTATACCATTAGCTCTTTATGGGCCTTCTTGCATCATTTTTTTCTTTTTATAAATAACTCATATTATTTTTAATATGCCTTAAGCAACTAGAAAAATAATGCTATGGAAAATATAAGATTTATTTATCTACTCTAAATATAGTCAGGAGAAGCCTTGTTAATGAGGCCCTTCACTTATTAATCCAATAGGAGAATTATTTCTGTGGCTTGGCTAGTGGGAGCAAGCACTTGTCAGAATCGCAACCGGCGGGACCGGCTTCTGTTAATTCACCTTGGTCATAAAGACTAAGAGCTTCAAAGAAATCATTGCTGACTCTTCTTTGAATTACTTCTGATTGAAGCCTTTCATATGTTTTTGAATCTATGGGCTCAAAAGGCAATCGAGGGAAAGTAGCATTTGCGTCGAATCTTGCAAGTAATGCTGCTGAGATATAACCCTTGTTGGCCTTTATTGAGTTGTAAATAGCCTCTGATAAAGGACCTATTTCGTTTTCTCTGAATTCTATTGTTGCAGAGGTGTTGTGATCGGTGTAATGACTTTGAACTTGCATATAAAAATCAAATTGAGCTAGGGCTGAGAAATTGTTGATCTCAATCTCATCTGCTCCAGGTATGTTTGCCCAACTGACTTCTGTAGGTATTTCAACTAGCCATTCAGTACATCTCGGATCAAATGGATTATCTAATAGCCTGCCATTTTCGTCTTTGTCAGATTGGGAAGGAACGATTGTATAGCCATAGTCCATACATGCCATTGCTACTGGGTCACTTTTTCGAAAAGTAATTCTTCTAATAAATCTTTGAGCTTTTGGCGGATGCCATCCAGGCGCTGCGCCTGTTAATAGACTTTTTGTGCCTGCTGGCTGGACTGTTGTGCATCTATTAGGTCTACGTAAATTATGTTTATCGCAATAATCCCATACTGTTTGGTTAACAATGTTCTTCCATCTTTTTAAATAATCTGCTTCTTGCTTTTTGAAGCTTTCACCCTGTTCTGAGTTGGGTCTTCCTTTTTCCCACCATTTGAGCCAAGGAGTACCAAAGGCGTGAACAAAAAAGTCAAATAAACCTGTAAAGCTAACTCCAACAATTGGATCTAAAGCTCGACTTTCTCTATAACGATCGACTTCAAAACGATGATTAAGTAGGCATGCTACAGATAGGCCTGCGGCTTTGAATGCTTTTTCTTGACCTTCTTTATCAGAAGGACTGATTTGATTTAGATGTACTTCAGCAAGATTACAGTGAAAATCCGCCCCAAGGATTTCGCCACATGGATTAAGTCCATACCTTCCTAGGCGGTGTTCCATTTCCGCTGAATTTATAGGCCCATAATTATCTTGTAACCATTTTGAGGCCTCTACTCGTCCTTGCTCGCAATAGATTTCAATGAATTCTTCACGAAGCTCTTTTGTTGTAAGAATATCGGCATTTGAACGAGCTATAGCTTCCGGCGCAAATTGAATAGCGCCTTCTCCTGAATGAAATTGCTTTACAACTGCATCATTGATTTCCTTAAGTGTTGGACGCGTGTGATAAACACGAGTATGGTTTGCCATCCTAAGAGCATCTCTTTCAGGATCTATCCTCCAGTTTCCATCTGAATCTTGTTCCCATAGATTTTCTTTTGCAGAAGTAGCAAGAGAATCATTTGATGAAAATTGACGCATTCCTGCGCTTCTACGAATATTTCCAGCAACTATCGTCACCGCTGCTTCGTCAATAAGTAGGCAGCATTCAACAGAAGTCAGTTGTCTGCCTAGGCCTCTGGAAAGAATTCCTGCAACACGAGGATATAAATCCTTTAACTTTACTGGGTTTGCCATTCCTCCAAAGCCTTTTAGAGATTCACCTGCAGGCCTAACATCATTTAAATCAATAGTCACCTCAACTGTTTCACCTTTGAATTGAGGGTCGCTACTTATTTGCAATAGGGCTTGATAGCTATCTACCCATCCTCTTCTGCTATCTCCTACTTTAATTAATACGTTGTTCCCTTTGACAGTAGAACTTGTTTTCTCTTTTCTGTTTTCTGCTTCTGTAATTCCTATCTCTGATACAGATTTTATGTTTATTGGATTAAGAATGATGGGCAGTTTATTGATTAAATGAGGTTCAATTATGGCGCCTGTACCACATCCCATCATCGCTAAATCCATCATCAGGCCAAAGGCTTCCCAATCAACAAGATTGGTTGAAGTGCAATTGTATGCACCTGAGAAATTTTTCTCTTTATTAATCCAATCAGTTCCGCCAATCCAAAGCCAACGTCCAGATGGAAGGGCTTTTTTTTCGGTTTGCATTTGAGCCATCAAAGCCACTTCTTCATTTGTCAGGCTTCCAAGTCGAAGAAGTCCTTGAAGATTTCTTGAACTTACCTGTTCCCAGCTTTCTCTACCAGAAGGGGTTTTGCGACTGTAAGTCCTATAGAAAACAGGGTTGGCAGCAGGAGCTGTTGCTGGAAAAGCTTGAGTAACATCTGGGTCAATTGAAGAATTGCGTTCAATTTTTTGTTTGCTAGCAGCTAGTGACAAAATCTTTATGTCTGTAAGTATTACGCAGGCTAACGCCATCGCTAGCGCAAGCAAGTTTTATTTACCACCATTGACAGTGTCTATTCAAACAACACTAGAAATCCGGCAATTCTTGTGCAACGTGTTACAGAACCAGAGCTGATGTTGGCTCCAGATCAAGTTCAAGCTTATGCAGAAGCTGACTTTTCTTCCTCTGAGGCAAGCATGCTCTCAGAAGTTGATTTGTTAATAAGAGATAGAGGTATGCATATAGATAGAAAGAAATTGATAGTTGACCTTGGTTGCGGTCCAGGGAACATAACGCAAAGGCTTGCTGATCAGTGGCCTGAAGCCAAGGTATTAGGACTTGACGATTCTCCTGAAATGCTGATGTATGCAAGGAAAAAGCAAAAAGAAAAGATTTCTTTCTTAGAAAGGATTACTTATAAAAAAATTAATATATCTCAAATTGCCAATGGTGATTTTCCTTTTAGAGAATGTGCTGATTTGGTTGTAAGTAATAGTCTTATTCATCACATACATGACCCTCTGATTTTTATTAAAGCCTTGAAAAATATTTCTAAACATGGAGCAATTCACTTTCACCGTGATTTACGACGGCCGTCAAGTTTAGAAGAGGCTTTAGCTATAAAGCAAAAACATCTTCCAACAGCACCTTCGGTTATGGAAAAAGATTTTATAGCATCTTTAAAGGCCGCATATACATCAAGAGAAATTAGCCAATACTTGAAGGATTCAGAGCTAAATAGTTTTAAGGTTGTTGAAGTAGATGATAGATATCTAGATGTATTTGGCGTAATAATTTAACTGCAAATATTAGATGCTCAATTTTACGATTTGCGGTAAATAATATTTAAGCTATATATTTCTAAATGAATTTTATATTCCTAGA is a window of Prochlorococcus marinus subsp. marinus str. CCMP1375 DNA encoding:
- a CDS encoding SulP family inorganic anion transporter — encoded protein: MLIKTKSTVLEEWFSNPRKDILSGLVVAFAMIPEAIAFSGIAGVDPQVGLFGAFCLSITIALIGGRMGMITSATGSTALLMTGVVATGNAQGNGLGLSYLIAAGLLTGIFQIIWGYLRLAYQMRFVPTGVLSGFVNALALLIFQAQLPQMGLNFHYGEEIAKGQAEQVLPVGIQIPIVWLLIALGLLIIYGLPKITKVIPSQLVAILIITIISIQLPIDIPTVKDLGQLPIGLPSFELPFGSIADGKVPFNLETFGIVLPTALAISLVGLMETFLTQDIIDDITDTNSNKNTEARGQGIANIVSSLFGGMAGCALVGQSVMNAENGGRSRLSTFSSGISLLIMILLCKQWLEQIPMAALVAVMITIAISTADTNGLKNISKIPRSDTAVMIMTFSVTMLTTPHNLALGVIAGVALAGILFSRKVAKVIRVTSYKNDNNEIIYEVSGQLFFVSKIYFLQGFDTHDHPKTIKIDMSEAHIWDQSGVTALDQIIRKLSLGGSNVEVIGLNKESLDLFDRLGGQEPSHG
- a CDS encoding FAD-binding oxidoreductase, encoding MNNIDNDLIFQNTQAQDFNIAGIYKDINSELLEMIKNDLLHPKPLMICGGGTSSQCAAKGHWTLDFRHRFQAIKLDTSNNQVVIEAGVRMENLIEKLSDFNRTFPIGISGVTGLGYILTGGISPLSRKYGLAIDQVLEIHGYWGNGNKFALSKPNSSSSDQEKLKWKVLCGAAPFVAIITHLKLKTYKLKPLGLWESTLSSKQLAETIEMAEKWPNSASLYWIWGNTIKAYGVCEFDGENNHESFTKILNQIPKSKDFNISNAKNLNHLKRLKPQLIGQSLYEKQYSEVLGLLGPSINKKASDVLNVIEEIMNKRPNENSYICAQQLGGATKYSTKELSSFVHKDAIWKPWITGSWKANDIKSKEKSLLWIENSWDSLKDYFPGVHLAQLHPHLNWHQKEINAAFKEWLPKLRQFKSEYDPKGILPPL
- a CDS encoding sirohydrochlorin chelatase, with translation MISGLFDKLDSNIGILIIGHGSRNSHATDEFATLAERIKASLSNIPVEYGYLEFSCPTIANALDTLRGNSVKKVIALPAMLFAAGHAKNDIPAVLNDYSLKTGLEIIYGRELGIDNSMVCAAGERIKESINSKSEFPLNKTLLVVVGRGSSDPDANSNVSKLTRMLVESFGFAWGETVYSGVTFPLVEPGLRKLVKLGFSRIVVFPYFLFSGVLVSRIRKYVQLVALDNPDIEFINAGYLGNHSKVRETFISRISEAFTGENTMNCSLCKYRSNLLGFESEVGLPQVSHHNHVEGLMQSCNLCEIECTGECDSQEKTSLNEHEHEHEHPIYPHSQHPFGPVTLRNSKRT
- a CDS encoding DUF2811 domain-containing protein gives rise to the protein MDIAQFSINELTTENVACETSSVSLEAEIPEALYKGMKDFIGANPNWDQYRLMSSALANFLFQNGCDDRAVTERYLNDLFAMTDS
- a CDS encoding GMC oxidoreductase yields the protein MLRHPFEAVVIGSGATGGVAALTLAQIGLRVLVIEAGPELTSKEALGSEPQNTFKRINRIICGEVKVQAQHPGYWKNNPSLYINEKDNQYITPKNNEFIWTQGRQVGGRSLTWGGITLRLSESDFCSAKIDNFGPEWPINYMDLEKHYSYLEKLLKVHGNRDGLEQLPDGHYLKSLPFTASEQIFKNNLTKSLNYPMIHSRGFGGHDIIKDGLWPRYSSVGSTLKQAIKTGKVELLTNHIVEYISLDSSQKLANGLHVINIQTKEREKLDCKLIILCASTIQSLKILLNSSENIRSKGLIDPSGKLGSYLMDHISTCRFFSIKNDQEQEKTKLHKLTGAGSFFIPFGKNLDTNIKVDFLRGYGIWGGIDRFEPPDFIKTKTKTKTGFLIGHGEVLPYEENKVSLSKQLDKWEIPIPNIDFRWKDNELRMVNHMNISIENCIKASGGEVEPIHDLIRIPFLKEISQKALALQDSPPPPGYYVHEVGGAPMGTRQENSVLDKWNRLWQCKNILVVDGSCWPTSSWQSPTLTMMAITRRACIESIKNQS
- a CDS encoding pentapeptide repeat-containing protein, whose product is MISRLLSLWIIFLILFAPTQSSFASIDYGKQTLVGEDFSKLDLKGATFYLTNLQDADLSGSDLEGASLFGAKLLNSNLSNANLHNATLDSAVFEGTNLENAVLEDAFVFNARFSDVNIQGSDFTNVILRNQDLSYLCSIANGTNPVTKRKTKDTLQCN